The window ACCAGCACGACCGTCACGGCCGAGACGGGCGAGACCGTCGCCGGCAACAGCACGTCCGGCAACTCGACCAGCGGTAACACGACGTTCGGGAACTCGACCGACGACAACAGCACGATCGATGATTCGAGCGACGGGAACAGTTCGCTCGGCGACGGCACCGACACGAACGGGACGAGCGACGACGGCACCGGCTGGTGAGGTGTCGCCGCGACCGCCACCCGCACCACGACCGTCACCGCTACGACGACGCCGGCCGACCACCACGTCATGCCCGGCAGTCCCGTCCTCCGCACCGACCGTCTCATCCTGCACCCGGCGACGACCGACGACCTCGACTTCCTCGACCCGGCGCTCCACGACCCCCCGCGGGCGCTGCTCGACACGCTCGGCTTCCGCGAGGAGGGACGCCCCGAGTCGGAGGCCTACGTGGACGCCGAGTGGACCGACAGCCTGCGGTACGGGCTTCTGCGGGATGCGTGGCGCGGAGCGGAGTGACCGGTGGCAGACGTTCGAGGACCGAGTACGCGCCGACTCGTACTCGTCGCTGTACTCGTCGGTGCTGGGTTATTCTCCACGCTCGCCCGGATCCTCGCGGGCGAACAGAGTCCGTGGGTGCTGTCGATGGCAGGTGCCTTCGGAGTGATGCTGTTGATCGTCGGCCAGCAACTGTGGGTGCGAACCCGACGAGACGCGTGAACGCAGACCGCGAGTGGTGTTCAGTCGTCCCGCTTCGCACCGGGGTTCGTCACCGCACCGTTCGCCGCCGATCCGAACGTCGCGCCGTACTTCGCCAGCACGCCGGATGCGTAGTTCGGGTCGGGGCGCTCCCACGCCTCGCGGCGCGCGTCCAGTTCCTCGTCCGAGAGATCGACCGACAGCTCCCGGTTCGGGATGTCGACCGTGATCTCGTCGCCGTCTTCCAGCAGGCCGATGGGGCCGCCGACGAACGCCTCCGGGGCGACGTGGCCGATCATCGGGCCTCTGGTCGCGCCGGAGAAGCGCCCGTCGGTCAGCAGGGCCACGTCGTCCTCGTGTCCCTGGCCGACGACCGCCGCCGTCACGCCGAGCATCTCGCGCATCCCCGGGCCGCCCTGCGGTCCCTCGTTGCGGATGACGAGCACGTCGCCCGATTCGAGGTTCCCCTCCTGCACGTAGGCCATCGCCGTCTCCTCGTCCTCGAAGATGCGGGCGGGCCCGTGGTGGTGGAAGTTGTCTTCTCCGGTCACCTTCAGGACGCTCCCGTCCGGGGCGAGGTTGCCGGTGAGGATCTTGATCGCCCCCTCCTCGTGGATCGGGTCGTCGACCGGCGAGAGGAAGTCGGCCTCGATCTCCTCGTCCGGCGGAAGCTGTCCCGTCTCTTCGAGATGCTCGATCTCCTCGGCGAGGGTCCGGCCGGTGATCGTCTCCGCGTCGCCGTGGAGCAGGCCGGCGTCGAGCAGGCGGCGGAGGACCACCGGCACGCCGCCGATCTCGTGGAGGTCGTTCATCACGCGCGTCCCGCCGGGCTGGAGGTTGGCGATCTTCGGCGTCCGGTGGGAGATGTCGTCGAACTCCTCGATGGAGAGGTCGATGCCGGCCTCGGCGGCGAGTGCGAGCAGGTGGAGCACGCCGTTCGTCGAGCCACCGACTGCCACTTGGAGGGCGATGGCGTTCTCGAAGGACTCCTTGGAGAGGATGCTGGAGGGGGTGCGATCCTCGCGGACCGCTTCGAGCGCGAGTTCGCCGGCCTCGCGGGCGACCGCGTAGCGCGACTCGTCTTCGGCGGGCGGGCTGGCGGAGCCGAGGGGGGCGAGCCCCAGCACCTCGGAGATGGAGGCCATCGTGTTCGCGGTGAACATCCCGCCACAGGAGCCCGCACCGGGGCAGGCGTGGCGTTCGAGGTCGTCCAGTTCGTCTTCGCTCATGTCGCCCGAGGCGACCGCGCCGACGCCCTCGAAGACGTTCTGGATGGTCACTTCTCTCCCGTCGTGTTCGCCGGGCATGATCGACCCGCCGTAGAGGAACACGGAGGGGAGATCGGTCCGGATCGCGGCCATCATCATCCCGGGGAGGTTCTTGTCACAGCCCGCGACCGTCACGAGGGCGTCCATGCGCTCGCCGAAGGCGACGAGTTCGACCGAGTCGGCGATGACCTCACGCGAGATGAGGCTGGCCTTCATCCCCTCGGTGCCCATCGAGATGGCGTCGGAGATGGTGATCGTCCCGAACTCGATCGGCATCCCCTCGGCCGACTCGACGCCCTCGATCGCGGCGTCGGCCACGTCGTCGAGGTGGACGTTGCAGGGCGTGATGTCGGCGGCGGGGTTGGCGACGCCGACCATCGGGGCAGAGAGGTCGTCGTCGTCGTAGCCCATCGCGCGGAACATCGCCCGGTGGGGGGCGCGTTCGGTCCCCTCGGTGACCTCCGAACTCGGGAGATCGGGGTCCTTTCGTCGGTCCTGTTGGCTCATGTCGTGGTGCTTGCTCCCCGGTATGCTTAAAGTGCCGCTCACGGGCGAACGTTGCTGGCCGACTGTGGGTCGTGAGCGAACTGGAGTCGCGACTCTGGTTGACCCGGACACTCTGGCTGGCCCGGACACTCTGGCTGGCCCGGACACTCTGACGACCCCACGACTGCACGGCACTGCGACCGCATCCGCGACCGCGACAGTAACCGCGACCGCATCCGCGACCGCGACAGTAACCGCGACCGCATCCGCGACAACGACAGCAACGCACCTCGGTCCTCCCCAGCCTCGGGGCGCGCCCGAGAGCGCGCCCCTCCCTCGCGCGCGTCGGAGTCGCGCGCGCCGTTTCGAGGTGAAAGCGCACGCAACTCTCGTGACCCGATCACACGCCAGCAGGCGGGGAGGTGAGGGGAAGTGACTGCGACGACCCGGTTCCGACTCTACGACGACTCGCCGGGTGACGACCAGTGACACCGCGATGGGTGACGACCAGAGCGAGTCGACACGAACCGTGCGTTGCTCACGTGTCACACGCCCACGAGGTTATGCACCTGCACACGAATACCCCGCGCATGCGCACCGCAGACGACGACACCGCCGACGCCAGCGACCCCGACGCGAACTACTGGGATGCGGACCCGGCCCTCCGGCAGGCAGTTGAACGCGCACTCCCCGAGGCGGACTGGTCGGACAGCGAACCCCGTCTCGCCGCCTTCGGCCGGGCGGTCGCCGAGACCATCGCACCGAACAGCGACACAATCGACCGCCACCCGCCGGCACTGCACACCTACGACGCCCACGGCGAGGTGGTGAACGAGGTCGAGTACCACCCCGCGCAGGCCGAGAACGAACGACTCGTGGTCGAACACGGCGTGGTGGCCGACAGCTTCACCGCACCCGAGGGCCGCGACGAGCCACTCCCCTTCACCCACCACCTCGGGATGCTGGCCCTGTTGACCTACGCCGACGTGGGCCTGACCTGCCCGGTCGCCATGACCTCCGGCGTGGCGCTCGTCCTCGACACGTTCGACGACGGGAGTCTGAGCGAGTTCCGCGACCGACTGGTCGCCCGCGACCCCGACGACTGGATCCAGGGCGCGATGTTCATGACCGAGAAACAGGGCGGGAGCGACGTCGGGAAAAACGAGACGACCGCCGAACGGGATGCCGACGGGGACTGGCGGCTCACCGGCGAGAAGTGGTTCTGCTCGAATATCGACGCCGGGGCACCGCTCGTGCTCGCTCGGCGACCCGACGCCCCCGAGGGCACCGAGGGCCTCTCGCTGTTCCTCCTCTCACAGCGCGACTCCGACCCCGACGAGGGCGTCTACTACCGCCGCCTGAAGGACAAACTCGGCACGAAGTCGGTGCCGACCGGCGAACTCGAACTCGACGGCGCGCTCGCACACCCGGTCGGTGATCTGGACGCCGGCTTCGCGCAGATGACCCGGATGGTGAACCTCGAACGCCTCGCCAACGCGGCCGCCGCAGTCGGCCTGATGGGCCGGTGTCTGCTCGAAGCACGGACCCACGCCGCCGACCGCGAGGCGTTCGGCCGGACGTTGGACGAGCATCCCCTGATGGCGCGTGACCTGGTCGAACTGACGGTCGACCACGAGGCCGCAGTCGCCACGACGTTCGAGGCGGGCCGGCAGTTCGACGCCTTCGAGCGCGGCGTCGCGGGCACCACCGAAACGAGCGAAGCGGCCCCGACGACCGACGCCGACCGTGCCCGGCGACTGGTCCGCCTGCTCGTCCCGGTAGTCAAGAACCGCACCGGTCGACTGGCGGTCGATCACGCCAGTTACGCGATGGAAGTTCTCGGCGGGAACGGCTACGTCGACGAGTTCGTCACCCACCGACTGCTCCGGGACGCGCAGGTGCTGCCCATCTGGGAAGGGGCGACGAACGTCCTCGCACTGGAGACGCTCCGCGTCCTCGCCCGCGAAGGCGCACACGAACCACTGCTCGCGGACGTGAGTGCCCGCCTCGACGCGGCCGACGACCCACTGCTAGCCGACACGGTCGCGGCCGTCGCGGCCGCGCGCGACGACTGCCGGACCGCACTCGGGACGCTGGCGACCGCCGACCGCGACTACGCCCAGACGCAGGCGAAGGAACTCGTCGAACTGTTGTACGACGTAACGGCTGGGAGTCTGCTCGTCGAGTCGGCGAGTACGGGACTGGCAGACGGGGACGCACGCGGCGTCCTCGTCGCCCGCGAGTTCGTCGACCAACACCTCCGGGAGCGGCCGGTTCGCGGGATCACGAGCGAGAACCGGCGGCCGCTGGATCACGTCGACGCTATCGTCGACCACGAGTCGGTCCCGCCTGCGGATCTGCGGGAGTCCGACGAGTCGCCGTCCACGCCGGACGCGGCCGACGATTGAACGACGCCATCACTCCCGTCACCGCCAGCGGTCCAGCCCGCTCTGCCGCCGGGCGACACCGGGCGGGTCGGCGACCCACCGCGTTCGCTCGGCGCGCAGTCGGTCGGTGTCGGCGGCCGGCGGGTCGGCGGACTCGTGGGCCGGGCAGTCCGCCCCGCAGTCGCTCGCCGGATCGACCACGCGGTCGAAGTGGTCGCAGAAGGGGAGTCCGGTGTCGGTGACACCGGCGTTCGCACAGGCCGGATACTCGTCCGGTCGCCACCCCTTTCCGTAGGCCTTCTCCGCGATTCGTCGGCGCTTTCGAGCCTTCTCGGCGGGTGAGACGAGTTCGACGTCGGTCCGAAGTGGGTGTTCTGCGACCGGTTCGACGCCCGGGTCGGTCGGATCGAAGGGAGTCGGCTCTCGGATTATCTCCTTGTCGCCCGACTCGGGATCGAACCGCCAGACGCCGACCGCGTCCGGAAGCCGGTTCAGGTGTGCCCGCGTGACGTAGCTC of the Salinirubrum litoreum genome contains:
- a CDS encoding acyl-CoA dehydrogenase family protein gives rise to the protein MRTADDDTADASDPDANYWDADPALRQAVERALPEADWSDSEPRLAAFGRAVAETIAPNSDTIDRHPPALHTYDAHGEVVNEVEYHPAQAENERLVVEHGVVADSFTAPEGRDEPLPFTHHLGMLALLTYADVGLTCPVAMTSGVALVLDTFDDGSLSEFRDRLVARDPDDWIQGAMFMTEKQGGSDVGKNETTAERDADGDWRLTGEKWFCSNIDAGAPLVLARRPDAPEGTEGLSLFLLSQRDSDPDEGVYYRRLKDKLGTKSVPTGELELDGALAHPVGDLDAGFAQMTRMVNLERLANAAAAVGLMGRCLLEARTHAADREAFGRTLDEHPLMARDLVELTVDHEAAVATTFEAGRQFDAFERGVAGTTETSEAAPTTDADRARRLVRLLVPVVKNRTGRLAVDHASYAMEVLGGNGYVDEFVTHRLLRDAQVLPIWEGATNVLALETLRVLAREGAHEPLLADVSARLDAADDPLLADTVAAVAAARDDCRTALGTLATADRDYAQTQAKELVELLYDVTAGSLLVESASTGLADGDARGVLVAREFVDQHLRERPVRGITSENRRPLDHVDAIVDHESVPPADLRESDESPSTPDAADD
- the ilvD gene encoding dihydroxy-acid dehydratase, producing MSQQDRRKDPDLPSSEVTEGTERAPHRAMFRAMGYDDDDLSAPMVGVANPAADITPCNVHLDDVADAAIEGVESAEGMPIEFGTITISDAISMGTEGMKASLISREVIADSVELVAFGERMDALVTVAGCDKNLPGMMMAAIRTDLPSVFLYGGSIMPGEHDGREVTIQNVFEGVGAVASGDMSEDELDDLERHACPGAGSCGGMFTANTMASISEVLGLAPLGSASPPAEDESRYAVAREAGELALEAVREDRTPSSILSKESFENAIALQVAVGGSTNGVLHLLALAAEAGIDLSIEEFDDISHRTPKIANLQPGGTRVMNDLHEIGGVPVVLRRLLDAGLLHGDAETITGRTLAEEIEHLEETGQLPPDEEIEADFLSPVDDPIHEEGAIKILTGNLAPDGSVLKVTGEDNFHHHGPARIFEDEETAMAYVQEGNLESGDVLVIRNEGPQGGPGMREMLGVTAAVVGQGHEDDVALLTDGRFSGATRGPMIGHVAPEAFVGGPIGLLEDGDEITVDIPNRELSVDLSDEELDARREAWERPDPNYASGVLAKYGATFGSAANGAVTNPGAKRDD